A part of Thermoplasmatales archaeon genomic DNA contains:
- a CDS encoding NAD-dependent epimerase/dehydratase family protein — translation MKVLVTGGAGFIGSHLVEHLLERGYEVRCVDNFSSGKIEFIEKNIKEIELIKGDLLSKRVAINAVKDCEIVFHLAANPDVRAGEKNTKSIFENNVIATYNLLEGMRKEGVKKIIFTSSSAVYGDAEKIPTPEDYSPLIPISIYGATKLACEAMICSYCHTFDMQTIIYRFANVVGGRSTHGVIYDFIKKLQANREKLEILGDGKQRKSYLYIDDCIDAIFHTIERWKGKVEIYNIGSLDSIEVKEIADIISEEMNVKPEYYFTGGIDGRGWKGDVKFMTLDISKIMRTGWKPKYSSKEAVQLAAKWLINEIK, via the coding sequence ATGAAAGTTCTGGTTACAGGTGGAGCAGGATTTATAGGAAGTCACCTTGTTGAGCATTTGCTTGAGAGAGGATATGAAGTAAGATGCGTTGATAACTTTTCATCCGGAAAAATTGAATTTATTGAGAAAAACATTAAAGAAATAGAGCTTATAAAGGGAGATCTACTAAGTAAAAGAGTTGCAATTAATGCAGTTAAAGATTGTGAAATTGTTTTTCATCTTGCAGCAAATCCAGATGTAAGGGCGGGAGAAAAAAATACAAAATCGATATTTGAAAATAATGTTATTGCAACATATAATTTGCTCGAAGGAATGAGGAAGGAAGGAGTTAAAAAAATAATATTTACATCCTCCTCAGCTGTATATGGAGATGCTGAAAAAATACCAACTCCAGAGGATTATTCTCCCCTTATTCCAATTTCTATCTATGGAGCAACAAAGCTTGCTTGTGAAGCAATGATTTGCTCATATTGCCATACTTTTGACATGCAAACAATAATTTACAGATTTGCAAATGTTGTTGGAGGTAGATCAACACATGGAGTTATATATGATTTTATAAAAAAATTGCAAGCCAACAGAGAAAAACTTGAAATACTTGGAGATGGAAAACAGAGAAAATCATATCTTTATATAGATGATTGCATAGATGCAATTTTTCATACAATTGAAAGATGGAAGGGTAAAGTAGAAATATATAATATCGGCTCTCTTGATAGCATAGAAGTAAAGGAAATAGCTGATATAATAAGTGAGGAAATGAATGTAAAGCCAGAATATTATTTCACAGGAGGAATTGACGGGAGAGGTTGGAAAGGAGATGTAAAATTCATGACACTTGATATCTCAAAAATAATGCGAACTGGTTGGAAGCCAAAATACTCGAGCAAGGAGGCGGTGCAACTTGCGGCAAAGTGGCTAATAAATGAAATTAAATAG
- a CDS encoding DUF373 family protein, with product MKTLVLCIDRDNDFGEKAGIASPIIGRKANLEAAQKLALKDPEDTDSNCLFSAISTCESIENAEIATICGDKRVGVVSDSILAKQLDEVLEKIKPDKVILVTDGAEDEYIIPIISSRVKIDSLKRVVVKQSQTIEGTYYLITKLMKEEKLQKKIMLPIAIILLIWGFAIIFGSFSLGLSSIFIVLGAYLLVRVLHIEEPIVRAFKEFVLGLKIGRMTVFSTILSFFIIILAFVSEVELLKNANLKTLEYVIKFLNDTIWWIIIAILNIALGRFIDVYFKERRVLWSYSIVPFSLVAFGLIFSASLTILLEIIREKSIHSIFSEYVLSVPFLAKITGGILVAFIGSVLYHILEDIYGKE from the coding sequence ATGAAAACACTGGTTCTTTGCATAGACAGGGACAACGACTTCGGTGAGAAGGCGGGCATAGCATCGCCAATAATAGGCAGGAAAGCAAATCTGGAAGCAGCCCAGAAATTAGCTCTTAAAGACCCTGAGGATACAGATTCAAACTGCCTTTTTTCTGCCATCTCAACCTGTGAAAGCATAGAGAATGCAGAAATTGCAACAATATGCGGTGATAAAAGGGTGGGTGTTGTATCAGATTCAATTCTTGCAAAGCAGCTGGACGAAGTTCTGGAAAAAATAAAGCCTGATAAGGTAATTCTTGTTACAGATGGTGCAGAAGATGAATATATAATTCCTATAATAAGCTCCAGAGTAAAAATAGATTCCTTAAAGAGGGTTGTTGTTAAACAGAGCCAAACTATAGAAGGGACATATTATTTAATCACAAAACTAATGAAGGAGGAGAAATTGCAGAAGAAAATTATGCTACCTATTGCCATAATCCTGCTTATCTGGGGATTTGCAATAATATTTGGCTCATTCTCTCTCGGCTTATCCTCTATTTTTATTGTTCTTGGGGCATACCTGCTTGTGAGGGTTTTACATATTGAAGAACCTATTGTAAGAGCTTTTAAGGAATTTGTTTTGGGCTTAAAAATAGGGAGAATGACTGTTTTTTCTACAATACTCTCTTTTTTTATAATAATTCTTGCTTTTGTATCAGAAGTAGAGTTGCTTAAAAATGCTAATTTAAAAACTTTAGAATATGTTATAAAATTTTTAAATGATACAATATGGTGGATCATAATAGCAATTCTAAATATTGCTTTGGGAAGGTTCATAGATGTTTATTTTAAAGAGAGGAGAGTTTTATGGAGCTATTCAATAGTCCCCTTCTCACTTGTAGCATTTGGTTTAATTTTTTCTGCCTCACTTACAATTCTTCTTGAAATAATAAGAGAGAAATCAATACACTCAATATTCAGTGAATATGTTCTATCAGTTCCATTTCTTGCAAAAATTACAGGTGGAATACTCGTTGCTTTTATCGGAAGCGTATTATATCACATACTTGAGGATATCTATGGAAAAGAATGA
- a CDS encoding site-2 protease family protein, whose protein sequence is MEKNEIFFYIFIIFALWFILIYSLKKIGKKYGLEASFPLLIWKTEKGKNLIDRISKKVDWKYYGNLSILICFLAMIATTYLILRNAILSFIIPPAMAPSPRLMLGIPGVNPIIPVGYGVTALAIAIIIHEFSHGILARYGGLKIKSLGLIFLIFPIGAFVEPDEERLKRVKKIKRSRVFASGPASNIIVAIICILLLSFLSMNIIAKEEGVIINYSAFGMERGNIISNIDGRKISSLKDFYEIEREMIPGNEYLISDKKVVFGAYVTNVEKNYPAERYGIAEGSILYEINGTKIRNWSDFQMVMNDTKAYQQIEIKYFLNGFRNVTLPLENKYNYTRKNEDNGKGFLGISVAGLDDIVIEPEYYKNLLNPLSKNNFNSYMDKFLAFLTFPFAGLSPFPKDLANAFSCSSIFWVSYNLIYWIFWLNFALGTFNSLPLLPLDGGYIFKDGISFLFSKSRKGEKISSIASKSVSIIILFMILSIIFIPYLRLIFSSL, encoded by the coding sequence ATGGAAAAGAATGAAATATTTTTCTATATTTTTATCATATTTGCACTATGGTTTATTCTCATTTATTCGTTAAAAAAAATTGGTAAAAAATACGGGCTTGAGGCATCCTTCCCACTGCTGATATGGAAAACTGAAAAGGGTAAAAATTTAATTGACAGAATATCAAAAAAAGTTGACTGGAAATATTATGGAAATTTATCAATTTTAATCTGTTTTTTAGCGATGATAGCAACAACCTATCTTATTTTAAGGAATGCAATTCTTTCTTTTATCATCCCGCCAGCCATGGCGCCCTCCCCGAGGCTCATGCTTGGGATACCGGGGGTAAATCCAATTATACCTGTTGGATATGGAGTGACGGCTCTTGCAATTGCAATAATAATACATGAATTTTCTCATGGGATACTTGCAAGATATGGGGGGCTGAAAATAAAGTCACTTGGGCTCATTTTCCTTATTTTCCCCATAGGAGCATTTGTTGAGCCGGATGAAGAGAGGTTGAAAAGAGTTAAAAAAATAAAGAGAAGCAGAGTTTTTGCTTCAGGACCAGCCTCAAATATAATTGTTGCAATAATATGTATATTATTGCTTTCATTTTTATCAATGAATATTATTGCTAAGGAGGAGGGAGTAATTATAAATTATTCTGCATTTGGAATGGAAAGGGGCAATATAATAAGCAATATAGACGGAAGAAAAATAAGTAGCTTGAAAGATTTTTATGAGATAGAAAGGGAAATGATACCTGGAAATGAATATTTAATTTCTGATAAAAAAGTAGTTTTTGGAGCATATGTAACAAATGTTGAAAAAAATTATCCAGCTGAAAGATATGGAATTGCTGAAGGAAGTATTTTATATGAAATTAACGGGACTAAAATAAGGAACTGGAGTGATTTTCAAATGGTAATGAATGATACAAAAGCATACCAGCAAATAGAAATAAAATATTTTTTAAATGGCTTCAGAAATGTAACTTTACCTCTTGAAAATAAATATAATTACACCAGAAAAAATGAAGACAATGGAAAAGGATTTTTAGGAATTTCAGTTGCAGGACTTGATGATATAGTTATTGAGCCCGAGTATTATAAAAATCTTTTAAATCCTCTTTCCAAAAACAACTTTAATTCTTACATGGATAAATTTCTTGCCTTTTTGACATTTCCATTTGCTGGTTTATCTCCTTTTCCAAAAGATTTGGCAAATGCATTTTCCTGCTCTTCAATTTTCTGGGTATCATATAATTTAATTTACTGGATTTTCTGGCTAAATTTTGCTCTTGGAACATTTAATTCTCTTCCTTTGCTACCCCTGGATGGTGGCTATATATTTAAAGATGGTATCTCCTTTTTATTTTCAAAAAGCAGAAAGGGGGAAAAAATTTCTTCCATAGCATCAAAATCTGTATCAATAATAATATTGTTCATGATATTATCCATTATTTTTATCCCTTATCTCCGTCTTATTTTTTCCTCTTTATAA